The Hydrogenobacter thermophilus TK-6 genome window below encodes:
- a CDS encoding arsenic transporter: protein MEKFLAVTIFILSLAFVITKPKGIGIGWSAWAGAIACLLLGIVSIGDVLYIASLVWDATLAFVFLVLISIILDKAGFFEWTALKAIGYAKGNGLLLFVFLMLLGAFISAVFANDGAALMLTPIIYSKIRHLKLPQRMVLPYIMGSGFISDSASLPLVISNLTNIITAHFFNMDFWHYALLMFLPNLVSILTSILVLYVYYRKDMIKRYDTDVLEDLPPKYALKDPFIFKVGWFVIIALGIAFLALELYHMAKLPYSAILGAGALILSLASIRHRVVKIEEVIRFTPWSIVFFSVGMYAVVYSLKKVNITNFITHVVSYLYRVGEFYALLGTGLLSAFMSAVMNNLPTVMLVNISIQDAHLPERFTQFLALANLVGTNIGPKLTPIGSLATLLWLHVLEHKGIKITWGYYIKAGFVLTLPVLLAVLLTLCFIYYLV from the coding sequence ATGGAAAAGTTCTTGGCAGTAACCATATTCATCCTTTCGCTGGCTTTTGTTATAACTAAACCTAAAGGGATAGGTATAGGCTGGTCCGCGTGGGCTGGTGCCATTGCTTGCCTTCTTCTGGGTATTGTGTCTATTGGAGATGTCCTGTATATTGCAAGCCTGGTGTGGGATGCTACCCTAGCTTTTGTGTTTCTTGTGCTTATCTCCATAATCTTAGATAAAGCCGGATTTTTTGAATGGACAGCTCTAAAGGCAATAGGCTACGCTAAGGGGAACGGGCTTTTGCTTTTTGTATTCTTGATGCTCTTAGGAGCTTTTATCTCCGCCGTTTTTGCCAACGACGGAGCTGCTTTAATGCTTACCCCCATCATCTACTCAAAGATAAGGCATCTAAAACTTCCTCAAAGGATGGTGCTTCCCTACATTATGGGAAGCGGTTTTATATCGGATAGCGCAAGCCTGCCCCTCGTTATCTCCAATTTAACTAATATAATAACCGCCCACTTTTTTAATATGGACTTTTGGCATTACGCCCTTTTGATGTTTTTACCTAACTTGGTCTCCATCTTGACAAGTATATTAGTCCTTTATGTCTACTATAGAAAAGATATGATAAAGAGGTACGACACAGATGTGCTTGAAGACCTCCCCCCAAAGTATGCGCTAAAGGACCCCTTTATCTTTAAGGTAGGTTGGTTTGTTATAATCGCTCTTGGTATTGCCTTTTTGGCGTTGGAGTTATACCATATGGCTAAACTTCCTTACTCTGCTATTCTTGGAGCTGGTGCGCTAATTCTGTCTTTGGCATCAATCAGACATCGTGTAGTGAAGATAGAGGAAGTCATAAGGTTTACACCCTGGAGCATAGTCTTTTTCTCTGTAGGTATGTATGCTGTAGTTTACAGCCTGAAGAAGGTAAACATAACTAACTTTATAACGCATGTGGTATCTTACCTGTATCGTGTTGGAGAGTTCTATGCTCTTTTGGGTACCGGTCTTTTGTCCGCCTTTATGTCCGCAGTTATGAACAATCTGCCCACCGTTATGTTAGTGAACATATCTATACAAGATGCGCATCTTCCAGAGAGATTTACACAATTTCTTGCCCTTGCCAACTTAGTAGGTACCAACATAGGACCAAAACTCACACCCATAGGCTCTTTGGCTACCCTCCTTTGGCTACATGTTTTGGAACACAAAGGCATAAAGATCACTTGGGGTTATTACATAAAAGCGGGTTTTGTTTTGACACTTCCCGTACTACTTGCGGTGCTTTTAACTCTGTGCTTTATTTATTACCTAGTATGA
- a CDS encoding thioredoxin family protein, which produces MKEIKVISTSECANCQLLYNAVLTIVKVKGIDAKVEKVIDVKEVVKYGVMTTPLLVVNGVLKHVGTPIPSPQKLEELLSDV; this is translated from the coding sequence ATGAAAGAGATAAAGGTGATAAGCACCTCTGAGTGCGCTAACTGTCAGCTCCTTTACAACGCGGTGCTTACCATAGTAAAAGTCAAGGGAATAGATGCAAAAGTGGAAAAGGTGATAGATGTAAAAGAAGTGGTCAAGTACGGTGTAATGACTACGCCTCTCTTGGTGGTAAACGGAGTTCTAAAACACGTAGGCACACCTATACCTTCACCTCAAAAGTTAGAGGAGCTTTTGAGCGATGTTTGA
- a CDS encoding arsenate reductase ArsC, translating to MRIGFICTGNSARSQMAEGYAKYFTKLYGKDVEIYSAGSNPADRVNPLAIEVMKEEGIDISLNYPKPIEDIPYQQLDIVITLCGDAAETCPAVVGARTEHWNLPDPAKVEGSHEEKLEFFRRIRDEIKLRVEKLIKEL from the coding sequence ATGAGGATAGGTTTTATATGCACAGGAAACTCAGCAAGGAGCCAGATGGCGGAAGGATACGCCAAATACTTTACCAAGTTGTACGGTAAGGACGTAGAGATTTACTCAGCGGGTTCAAACCCTGCGGACCGGGTTAACCCCCTTGCCATAGAAGTTATGAAGGAAGAGGGTATAGACATATCCTTAAATTATCCCAAACCCATAGAAGACATACCCTACCAGCAGCTGGACATAGTTATAACCCTGTGTGGCGATGCGGCAGAGACCTGTCCTGCGGTGGTGGGAGCTCGCACAGAACACTGGAACCTCCCGGACCCTGCAAAGGTAGAAGGTTCCCATGAGGAGAAACTGGAATTTTTCAGACGCATCAGAGATGAGATAAAGCTAAGGGTAGAAAAGCTTATAAAGGAGTTATGA
- a CDS encoding permease, translating to MFEIYKSLADYLVYQVLHLPPNQQLALAFHFFIYDTLKIFTLLTLVIFLISLVRSYFPIEKTRHILSKHRVVALPLAALLGVVTPFCSCSAVPMFIGFVEAGIPLSAAFTFLVASPMVNEVALGLLISVFGFKVAAAYLTFGIAVAMLSGFLIGKLKPENLVEDYIFQLKVGETKERELTLKERLNYAAENVKAIMSKIWLYITVAIFIGGFIHGYVPENFVEGVVKGASFLSVPLAVAIGIPLYSNSAGILPVIQALISKGVPLGTALAFMMATTALSLPEFMILKQVMKPKLIAMFAIIVATSIVMAGYLFNLLF from the coding sequence ATGTTTGAGATTTACAAGAGTTTAGCAGACTACTTAGTGTATCAAGTTCTTCATCTTCCTCCTAACCAACAGTTGGCGCTCGCTTTTCACTTTTTTATCTACGATACTCTCAAGATCTTCACTCTTTTGACATTGGTTATCTTTTTAATCTCCTTGGTAAGGAGCTACTTTCCAATAGAAAAGACAAGGCACATCCTCTCAAAGCACAGGGTCGTAGCTCTTCCACTTGCTGCTCTTCTTGGTGTAGTCACCCCTTTCTGCTCCTGCTCTGCTGTTCCTATGTTTATAGGTTTTGTGGAGGCAGGCATACCCCTCAGTGCTGCCTTTACCTTTCTGGTCGCCTCCCCGATGGTCAATGAAGTAGCTTTGGGTCTTCTCATTTCCGTGTTTGGTTTTAAGGTGGCTGCAGCTTACCTGACCTTTGGGATAGCTGTCGCCATGCTCTCCGGCTTTTTAATAGGTAAGCTAAAGCCTGAAAATCTTGTGGAAGATTACATTTTTCAGCTCAAGGTAGGAGAAACTAAGGAAAGGGAACTAACCCTAAAAGAGAGGCTAAACTATGCTGCAGAAAATGTAAAGGCTATAATGAGCAAAATCTGGTTGTACATAACGGTGGCTATCTTCATAGGAGGATTTATACATGGCTATGTACCTGAAAACTTTGTGGAGGGTGTGGTAAAAGGTGCCAGCTTTCTGAGTGTGCCTCTGGCGGTAGCTATAGGTATACCCCTCTACTCTAATTCAGCAGGCATTTTACCTGTTATACAAGCCCTCATATCAAAAGGTGTCCCCTTAGGTACAGCTCTGGCTTTTATGATGGCAACCACAGCGCTATCTCTGCCTGAATTTATGATACTCAAGCAGGTAATGAAGCCCAAGCTCATAGCCATGTTTGCTATCATAGTAGCAACATCCATAGTGATGGCAGGCTACCTTTTTAACCTGCTCTTTTAA
- a CDS encoding 6-carboxyhexanoate--CoA ligase, with protein sequence MRSVRMRAELDGMHVSGAERVIPHYELEKVVMELLKRPKRYDKIVITIERVENLETIPKSLPIKSHDFADVEQAHEFVIKKLKEIGIEESITQKALKLLTEGPNPKGGNMRGAVLMDPVSGERLEPDQERGIRTTRIDWRNRTAIKEALRERGIKKFYLERLIDALAIATKNIHCGVIAEICWSDDPEYTTGYIASKEFGYIRIKPMKEEHTPTGGRVYFVKRESLQELIECLERKVMLIEQLL encoded by the coding sequence ATGCGTAGCGTTAGGATGAGGGCTGAGCTGGATGGAATGCATGTCTCGGGTGCAGAAAGAGTAATCCCCCACTACGAACTTGAAAAGGTAGTGATGGAGCTTTTAAAAAGACCAAAAAGGTACGATAAGATAGTTATAACCATTGAGAGGGTTGAAAATCTTGAGACCATACCAAAATCCTTGCCCATAAAGAGCCATGATTTTGCAGATGTAGAACAGGCTCATGAGTTTGTAATAAAGAAACTCAAAGAGATAGGCATAGAAGAGAGCATCACTCAAAAGGCTCTAAAGCTTCTGACAGAGGGACCAAACCCCAAGGGTGGAAACATGAGAGGTGCTGTGCTTATGGATCCAGTTAGCGGGGAGAGGCTTGAACCGGATCAGGAAAGGGGTATAAGGACTACAAGAATAGACTGGAGGAATCGCACAGCTATAAAAGAAGCCCTGAGGGAAAGAGGTATAAAGAAGTTTTACTTAGAGAGGCTCATAGATGCCCTCGCTATAGCTACAAAAAATATACATTGCGGTGTTATAGCGGAGATATGTTGGAGCGATGACCCTGAGTACACCACTGGATACATAGCCAGTAAAGAATTTGGCTACATAAGAATAAAACCCATGAAGGAAGAGCATACACCCACAGGCGGTAGAGTGTATTTTGTCAAAAGGGAGAGCCTGCAGGAGCTTATAGAGTGCTTGGAAAGGAAAGTTATGCTTATAGAACAGCTTTTATAG
- a CDS encoding ArsR/SmtB family transcription factor — MKEQDLLKVFYALSDSVRLGIVRSLLECEELCVCQITQAFGLSQPNASFHLRVLREANLVLWEKRGKWTYYKINHHNQVLAQLRPLIESLDTFSSLYTACEA; from the coding sequence ATGAAGGAGCAAGACCTCTTGAAAGTCTTTTACGCTCTCTCCGACTCTGTTAGACTTGGTATTGTGAGGAGTCTCCTTGAGTGTGAGGAGCTCTGCGTCTGTCAGATAACACAAGCTTTTGGACTATCTCAGCCTAATGCATCCTTTCACCTGAGGGTACTCAGGGAAGCCAACTTAGTCCTCTGGGAAAAGAGAGGAAAGTGGACCTACTACAAGATAAATCACCACAACCAGGTGCTGGCTCAGCTAAGACCCCTCATAGAAAGCCTTGACACCTTCAGCAGTTTATATACAGCTTGTGAGGCTTAG
- a CDS encoding RNA-guided endonuclease InsQ/TnpB family protein — protein MPKLLRCLTIALTDVPEEYKIALGYLTYHSGRLYNQALYLLKNKLARVNMFDLYNKLNSSIHLKALQSRSAQIVLDQLVRAYRNWFEYLKNPQKFKGQEIKPPKFRKKTKPHRTLTYDRTGFKIVGTKIRLSLSKDLRKFLKEKHDIHIKYLWIETGLELREELIRNIQIVPKGNEFELHIVYSAEKETKEQEGNRAMVIDPNSENFMVIGIDGVKTPYIVDGRGLKSLLRKYLKKIAKLQSLKDNLKNKRLPYHRVEERINKLWTKVKRLLRHYAHTVSNLILELAIKHRVKEIWIGNSVKNKNRESNLNSIADQIWSLLPHGKVKEYLEYKAEPYGIAARYIDERYTSGVDSTLECGVCKENYTPEGRIKRGLFKTSRGYLNADVNAVRNMLKKLERFDQITAVAKPVRVRIFKSISVSSLYGQIGGRSRGSVNLPVVVRDTSGVQTHHEAPHL, from the coding sequence ATGCCAAAACTTCTAAGATGTCTCACCATAGCCTTAACCGATGTTCCTGAAGAATACAAAATAGCTCTGGGATATCTGACCTACCACTCAGGCAGACTCTACAACCAAGCTCTCTATCTGCTTAAAAATAAGCTTGCAAGAGTCAACATGTTTGACCTGTATAATAAGTTAAATTCTTCAATCCATCTGAAAGCCCTCCAATCCCGCTCAGCTCAGATAGTCCTTGACCAGCTCGTGAGAGCTTACAGAAACTGGTTTGAATATCTGAAAAATCCTCAGAAGTTCAAAGGACAGGAGATAAAACCTCCCAAATTCAGAAAGAAGACAAAACCTCATAGAACACTAACTTATGACAGAACAGGTTTTAAAATTGTGGGAACTAAAATCAGGCTATCTCTGTCTAAAGATCTTAGAAAGTTTCTCAAGGAAAAACATGACATCCATATCAAATACCTGTGGATAGAGACAGGACTTGAGCTAAGAGAGGAACTCATAAGGAACATTCAAATAGTCCCTAAAGGAAATGAGTTTGAGCTTCACATAGTATACTCCGCTGAAAAGGAAACTAAGGAGCAGGAAGGGAACAGAGCTATGGTCATAGACCCTAACTCAGAAAACTTCATGGTGATAGGTATAGATGGAGTGAAAACTCCATACATAGTAGATGGGAGAGGACTCAAAAGTTTGCTCAGAAAGTATCTGAAGAAGATAGCCAAACTTCAGAGCTTGAAGGACAACCTTAAGAACAAGAGACTTCCGTATCACAGAGTAGAGGAGAGGATAAACAAATTGTGGACTAAGGTAAAGAGATTACTCAGGCATTACGCGCATACTGTTAGCAACCTGATACTTGAGCTTGCAATCAAACACAGAGTTAAGGAAATCTGGATAGGAAACTCTGTAAAGAACAAGAACAGGGAGAGCAATCTAAACTCAATAGCAGACCAGATATGGAGCTTGCTACCTCACGGTAAGGTAAAGGAGTATCTGGAATACAAAGCAGAGCCTTACGGCATAGCAGCCCGCTACATAGATGAAAGATATACTTCGGGAGTGGACTCCACGCTTGAGTGTGGGGTTTGCAAGGAAAACTACACTCCCGAAGGCAGGATAAAAAGAGGACTATTTAAAACCTCAAGGGGGTACTTGAATGCTGATGTGAATGCGGTAAGGAACATGCTCAAGAAGCTGGAAAGATTTGACCAGATAACTGCAGTTGCTAAACCAGTAAGGGTGAGGATATTCAAAAGTATCTCCGTTAGCTCCCTATATGGTCAAATAGGGGGCAGGAGTAGAGGCAGTGTGAACCTGCCTGTGGTGGTAAGGGACACATCAGGTGTCCAGACCCATCACGAAGCTCCGCATCTGTGA
- a CDS encoding YifB family Mg chelatase-like AAA ATPase, which translates to MFCRVKSGGVLGIDGFEVDVEVDVSPGLPVFNIVGLPDKAINEAKDRVKSALKNSGFSIPTKKITVNLSPSHVKKQGTLYDLPIAVGILQTSGILDVPQDVVVLGELSLDGKINKVMGVLPIVLSLKEEGYRKFFVPEANAFEGGIVEGVEVYGFSSVSELVEHLKGIKQKDPVKVCIEELLKDSENFDIDLSDVYGQALAKRAIEISCAGMHNLLFIGPPGAGKSMLAKRMITIMPPLTFGEAIEITRIYSVAGLLTDALIKTRPFRSPHHTASDVALIGGGTFPTPGEISLAHRGILFLDEMVEFSKKALEALRQPMEDGFVHITRAGGRVRFPAQFLLVGAINPCPCGNYGNPYKACVCSPSQIRNYQSKLSGPILDRIDLKVWVEPVDKEDLLNAKGGESSSYVRERIKRAFEIQKERFKGSHTLFNGRMKEKEVEKYCTMDKDAKSFLRQAIERLNLTGRSYIRLLKVSRTIADLDGEEIIKAHHISEALQFRVEDKLLI; encoded by the coding sequence ATGTTTTGTAGGGTAAAGAGCGGTGGAGTGTTGGGTATAGATGGCTTTGAGGTGGATGTGGAGGTGGATGTATCGCCGGGACTTCCCGTGTTTAACATAGTGGGTCTGCCTGACAAGGCTATAAATGAGGCAAAGGACAGAGTAAAGTCAGCTCTAAAAAACTCAGGCTTTTCTATACCTACTAAAAAGATAACTGTCAATCTTTCACCTTCGCATGTTAAAAAGCAGGGGACTCTTTATGACCTTCCCATAGCTGTAGGCATACTTCAGACGTCAGGCATTTTAGATGTACCTCAAGATGTGGTGGTGTTGGGTGAGCTTTCCCTTGATGGAAAGATAAATAAAGTGATGGGTGTTCTGCCCATAGTGCTGTCTTTAAAAGAAGAAGGTTACAGGAAGTTTTTTGTGCCTGAAGCCAACGCCTTTGAAGGTGGTATAGTGGAGGGTGTGGAAGTTTACGGCTTTAGCAGTGTAAGTGAACTGGTGGAGCATCTGAAAGGTATAAAACAGAAAGATCCCGTAAAAGTTTGCATAGAGGAGCTTTTAAAAGACAGTGAGAACTTTGATATAGACCTTAGCGATGTTTATGGGCAGGCGCTCGCCAAAAGAGCCATAGAGATAAGCTGTGCTGGTATGCACAATCTGCTTTTTATTGGTCCACCGGGAGCTGGTAAAAGCATGCTTGCCAAGAGAATGATTACCATCATGCCCCCTCTTACTTTTGGAGAAGCCATTGAGATAACTAGAATATACAGCGTTGCAGGACTTTTAACTGACGCTTTAATAAAGACAAGACCCTTCAGATCACCCCATCATACCGCCTCAGATGTAGCCCTCATAGGTGGGGGGACTTTCCCCACTCCGGGTGAGATAAGCTTGGCTCACAGGGGGATACTCTTCCTTGATGAGATGGTAGAGTTTAGCAAAAAGGCACTTGAAGCTCTCAGACAGCCTATGGAGGACGGATTTGTCCACATCACAAGAGCGGGTGGAAGAGTGAGATTTCCTGCTCAGTTTCTTCTGGTGGGTGCTATAAATCCCTGCCCCTGCGGGAATTACGGAAATCCTTACAAAGCTTGCGTTTGCAGTCCTTCACAAATAAGAAATTATCAGTCCAAACTATCAGGTCCCATACTTGACCGTATAGACCTAAAAGTATGGGTAGAGCCAGTAGATAAAGAAGACCTCCTAAATGCCAAAGGTGGTGAAAGCTCCTCTTATGTGAGGGAAAGGATAAAGAGAGCTTTTGAGATTCAAAAGGAGCGATTCAAAGGCAGTCATACGCTCTTTAACGGGAGAATGAAGGAAAAGGAGGTGGAAAAGTACTGCACTATGGACAAAGATGCCAAGAGCTTCTTAAGGCAGGCTATAGAAAGGCTAAACCTAACAGGCAGGTCTTACATAAGACTTTTGAAGGTTTCAAGGACTATAGCGGATCTGGATGGAGAGGAGATTATAAAGGCTCATCACATCTCTGAAGCTCTGCAGTTCAGAGTGGAGGATAAATTGTTAATTTGA
- the dapF gene encoding diaminopimelate epimerase: MRFVKLHGSGNDFVVFDNREGEVYQFIKSVNITLKDFVIKVCAPHTGVGADGVILIEHPDDPQNDFKWQFFNSDGSVAGMCGNGSRCAVRFAYENGIAGEYVRFETLVGVIQAQVLEEGKRVKVLLTEPHSYREMQIKVNGTEISGSFINTGVPHFVMLVDDLENFDVFTYGRAIRFHEAFSPGGTNVNFVKTLSDGSISVRTYERGVENETLACGTGATASAIVAYQKGLVKKKPVEVKTRGGETLRIDFDSQLKKVFLEGSVYKVFDGFLHKEALYY; the protein is encoded by the coding sequence ATGAGGTTCGTAAAGCTTCACGGTTCAGGAAACGACTTTGTGGTTTTTGACAACAGAGAAGGGGAAGTTTATCAGTTTATAAAAAGTGTAAACATCACTTTGAAGGACTTTGTGATAAAGGTATGCGCTCCACACACGGGCGTTGGGGCAGATGGGGTTATACTCATAGAGCATCCGGATGATCCCCAAAACGACTTTAAGTGGCAGTTTTTTAACTCGGATGGGTCAGTAGCAGGTATGTGTGGGAATGGATCAAGGTGTGCAGTGCGCTTTGCTTACGAAAACGGTATAGCTGGGGAATATGTACGGTTTGAAACGCTGGTGGGTGTTATTCAGGCACAGGTTCTGGAAGAGGGAAAGAGGGTTAAAGTGCTTCTTACAGAGCCCCACAGCTACAGAGAGATGCAGATAAAGGTAAACGGCACTGAAATAAGCGGTAGCTTTATAAACACTGGGGTGCCTCATTTTGTGATGTTGGTAGATGACCTTGAAAACTTTGATGTTTTCACCTACGGAAGAGCTATAAGGTTTCACGAGGCTTTTTCTCCCGGCGGTACAAATGTCAACTTTGTAAAGACGCTTTCAGATGGTAGTATAAGCGTAAGAACATACGAGAGAGGTGTGGAAAACGAGACACTGGCGTGTGGTACAGGTGCCACCGCATCCGCTATAGTGGCATACCAAAAGGGACTTGTAAAGAAAAAGCCCGTGGAGGTAAAGACCAGAGGAGGAGAGACTCTCAGGATAGACTTTGACAGCCAGCTAAAGAAGGTTTTCTTAGAGGGTAGTGTGTACAAGGTTTTTGACGGCTTTCTTCACAAGGAGGCTCTATATTATTGA